From the genome of Papaver somniferum cultivar HN1 chromosome 2, ASM357369v1, whole genome shotgun sequence, one region includes:
- the LOC113347461 gene encoding LRR receptor kinase BAK1-like, protein MRVMERREIITSVLVWLILVFHPLSTIHANMEGDALHALRQNLDDPSNVLQSWDPTLVNPCTWFHVTCNTDNSVIRVDLGNAALSGTLVSQLGQLKNLQYLELYSNNISGQIPSDLGNLTSLVSLDLYLNALSGSIPDTLGKLSKLRFLRLNNNTLSGSIPMSLTNVTTLQVLDLSNNHLSGPVPDNGSFSLFTPISFANNIYLCGPVTGKPCPGSPPFSPPPPFIAPPTPSPGSSATSTGAIAGGVAAGAALLFAAPAIGFAWWRRRKPQEHFFDVPAEEDPEVHLGQLKRFSLRELQVATDSFSNKNILGRGGFGKVYKGRLADGTLVAVKRLKEERTPGGELQFQTEVEMISMAVHRNLLRLRGFCMTPTERLLVYPYMANGSVASCLRERPPNDPPLKWATRKLIALGSARGLSYLHDHCDPKIIHRDVKAANILLDEDFEAVVGDFGLAKLMDYKDTHVTTAVRGTIGHIAPEYLSTGKSSEKTDVFGYGIMLLELITGQRAFDLARLANDDDVMLLDWVKGLLKEKKLEMLVDPDLSNNYIDEEVEQLIQVALLCTQGSPMERPKMSEVVRMLEGDGLAERWEEWQKVEVVRQEVEHAPHRHHEWVPDSIDNLHAVELSGPR, encoded by the exons ATGAGAGTCATGGAGAGAAGAGAGATCATAACATCAGTATTAGTATGGTTGATCTTAGTTTTTCATCCATTATCCACGATTCATGCAAATATGGAAG GTGATGCTTTGCATGCGTTACGTCAAAATTTAGATGATCCTAGTAATGTCCTCCAGAGTTGGGATCCCACCCTTGTTAATCCTTGCACTTGGTTTCATGTTACCTGCAATACCGACAATAGTGTTATTAGAGT TGATCTTGGAAACGCAGCACTGTCAGGAACGCTGGTATCCCAACTCGGACAGCTTAAGAATTTACAGTACTT ggaactctaCAGCAATAACATAAGTGGGCAAATCCCTAGTGATCTTGGGAACCTTACAAGTTTAGTGAGCTTGGATCTTTACTTGAATGCTTTAAGTGGTTCCATTCCGGACACATTGGGAAAGCTGTCAAAGCTCCGTTTCCT TCGGCTAAACAACAACACCTTGTCGGGTAGCATTCCTATGTCCTTGACAAATGTTACCACTCTCCAAGTTCT TGACTTGTCGAACAATCATCTATCAGGACCTGTTCCAGACAATGGTTCTTTCTCACTTTTCACTCCCATCAG TTTTGCTAATAACATATATCTATGTGGACCTGTTACTGGAAAACCTTGCCCAGGATCTCCTCCATTTTCGCCTCCGCCGCCGTTTATAGCACCACCAACTCCAAGTCCTG GAAGTAGTGCCACTAGCACTGGAGCGATTGCAGGAGGAGTGGCTGCTGGCGCTGCTTTATTGTTCGCTGCCCCTGCCATTGGGTTTGCATGGTGGCGTAGGAGGAAACCACAGGAACATTTCTTTGATGTTCCGG CTGAAGAGGACCCCGAAGTACACCTTGGGCAGCTCAAAAGATTTTCTTTGCGAGAGCTTCAGGTTGCTACTGATAGCTTTAGCAATAAAAACATTCTGGGTAGAGGTGGGTTTGGTAAGGTTTACAAGGGACGTCTAGCGGATGGTACACTAGTTGCTGTAAAGCGACTGAAAGAAGAGCGCACACCAGGTGGAGAACTGCAGTTTCAGACAGAGGTAGAGATGATTAGTATGGCTGTTCATCGTAACCTTCTACGTTTACGTGGTTTTTGCATGACGCCGACCGAGCGTTTACTTGTGTATCCATACATGGCCAATGGAAGTGTTGCATCATGTTTAAGAG AAAGACCGCCAAATGATCCTCCACTTAAGTGGGCTACAAGGAAACTTATTGCGTTGGGATCCGCTAGAGGGCTTTCTTATTTGCACGATCATTGTGACCCAAAGATTATCCACCGTGACGTGAAAGCTGCAAACATTTTGTTGGACGAGGACTTTGAGGCAGTTGTTGGGGACTTTGGCCTGGCAAAACTCATGGATTACAAAGATACCCATGTGACCACCGCCGTGCGTGGAACAATTGGGCATATAGCTCCCGAATACCTTTCCACGGGGAAGTCGTCAGAAAAAACTGATGTATTTGGGTATGGTATCATGCTTCTAGAGCTTATCACAGGGCAGCGAGCATTTGATCTTGCGCGGCTTgcaaatgatgatgatgttatgttgcTTGATTGG GTTAAGGGACTTTTGAAAGAGAAGAAGTTGGAAATGCTAGTAGATCCTGATCTTTCAAACAACTACATCGATGAGGAAGTGGAGCAATTAATACAGGTCGCTTTGCTCTGCACGCAAGGATCACCAATGGAAAGACCAAAGATGTCAGAAGTGGTGAGAATGCTTGAAGGTGATGGCTTGGCAGAAAGATGGGAAGAATGGCAAAAGGTGGAAGTGGTCCGCCAGGAGGTCGAGCATGCTCCCCACCGACACCATGAATGGGTTCCTGATTCTATTGACAACCTTCACGCAGTTGAATTGTCCGGCCCTAGATAA
- the LOC113347464 gene encoding transcription termination factor MTERF4, chloroplastic-like: MINLRFFVFDGSIAVCKTPISQSPWWRSSSGNHFFSKFRCVDEMSLIFRKKSSSSLQLYRSLYVTSLITHVSEPIHSSKPLENLCHKLSSSRVLSRSSRLCFSTQTSNKFPEYEMPTVTWGVVQGRKEKLVSRVIICDYLKGLGIIPDELEDLELPSTIEVMKERVEFLQKIGLTIDDINDYPLMLGCSVRKNIIPVLGYLEKVGISRPKLGEFIKSYPQVLHASVVVELVPVIKFLRGIDIERQDIGYVLMKYPEILGFKLEGTMSTSVGYLVSIGVNPRDIGPMVTQFPYLLGMRVGTRIKPTVDYLVSLGIPKKILARMLEKRPNVLGYDLEETIKPNVDCLASFGIRREMLASVIAQYPQILGIPLKAKLSSQQYFFNLKLKIDPEGFARVIEKMPQIVSLNQTVILRPIEFLRARGIFAEDVARMVIKCPQLVALQVESMKNSFHFLKCEMKRAFEEVIEFPEYFTYSLDSRIKPRYQRFANKGIRCSLAWFLNCSNQRFEERLQADYIEVESEGPSFFMGGKLDLPGGELVSDEDEDESDGEVLCRRTVSL; encoded by the coding sequence ATGATAAATCTACgcttttttgtttttgatggCAGTATAGCTGTTTGTAAAACTCCCATTTCGCAATCGCCTTGGTGGAGAAGCAGCAGCGGCAATCATTTCTTCTCCAAGTTCAGGTGCGTTGATGAAATGAGCTTAATCTTTAGAAAAAAGTCTTCATCAAGTCTGCAATTGTATCGAAGTCTTTATGTAACTTCTTTGATTACTCATGTTTCAGAACCAATTCATTCTTCAAAACCCCTAGAAAATTTATGTCATAAACTTTCAAGTTCTAGGGTTTTATCAAGAAGTAGTCGTTTATGTTTTTCTACGCAGACAAGTAACAAGTTTCCTGAATATGAAATGCCAACAGTAACATGGGGTGTAGTacaaggaagaaaagaaaagctGGTATCTAGAGTTATTATTTGTGATTATCTAAAAGGTTTAGGTATAATACCTGATGAATTAGAGGATCTAGAATTACCATCAACaattgaagtaatgaaagaaCGAGTTGAATTCCTTCAAAAGATTGGATTAACTATCGATGATATAAATGATTATCCATTAATGTTAGGATGTAGTGTTAGAAAAAATATTATACCTGTTTTAGGTTATTTAGAAAAAGTTGGAATTTCTAGACCGAAATTGGGAGAGTTTATTAAGAGTTATCCTCAAGTTCTTCATGCTAGTGTCGTTGTTGAGCTTGTTCCGGTGATTAAATTTCTTCGTGGTATAGATATTGAAAGACAAGATATTGGTTATGTATTGATGAAATATCCTGAGATTTTAGGGTTTAAGCTTGAAGGAACAATGAGTACTTCTGTTGGTTATTTGGTTAGTATTGGTGTGAATCCTAGAGATATTGGACCAATGGTAACTCAATTTCCTTATCTTTTAGGAATGAGAGTTGGTACTAGGATTAAACCGACTGTTGATTACTTGGTATCATTAGGCATTCCGAAAAAGATTCTGGCTAGGATGCTTGAAAAACGGCCTAATGTTCTTGGGTATGATCTTGAAGAGACTATTAAACCGAATGTGGATTGTTTAGCTAGTTTTGGCATACGAAGGGAGATGCTTGCATCAGTTATTGCTCAATACCCGCAGATTCTGGGGATTCCTTTGAAGGCTAAATTGTCTTCGCAGCAATATTTTTTCAATCTGAAGCTTAAGATTGATCCGGAAGGATTTGCAAGGGTCATTGAGAAGATGCCACAGATAGTTAGTCTTAACCAGACTGTAATTTTGAGACCCATTGAGTTCCTTCGTGCAAGGGGCATATTTGCAGAAGATGTGGCAAGAATGGTTATCAAATGCCCACAGTTGGTTGCTCTTCAAGTTGAGTCCATGAAGAACAGTTTTCACTTCCTCAAGTGTGAAATGAAGCGAGCGTTCGAAGAGGTTATAGAGTTCCCTGAATACTTCACATATAGCTTGGATTCAAGAATAAAACCTAGATATCAGAGGTTTGCGAATAAAGGGATTAGATGTAGTTTGGCATGGTTTCTTAACTGTAGCAATCAGAGATTTGAAGAGAGGTTACAAGCTGATTATATTGAGGTAGAAAGTGAAGGGCCTTCATTTTTTATGGGAGGGAAGTTAGATTTACCAGGGGGTGAACTTGTCTCTGACGAGGATGAAGATGAGAGTGACGGTGAAGTTCTCTGTAGACGTACTGTTTCCTTGTAG
- the LOC113347463 gene encoding uncharacterized protein LOC113347463, translating to MSMLDSFFSKRFNGAKCKTLLKLTIPRVKLLRNRREIQLKQMRKDIAKLLENGQEATARIRVEHIIREENMMAAQEILELFSELVAVRLPIIETQRECPLDLKEAISTICFAAPRCADLPELLQVQMLFASKYGKEFITAAAELMPDCGVNRQVIELLSVRAPPAEKKLKLLKEIAEEHNLEWDPAASETEYFKSHEDLLNGPTQFVSGSQLPLPKEKHDEPLHSTPVEVSSEQSDSDAELDSLDFPEVPKVSLRPSPPTLQMLPLPGQTALDLGFENEHPRSSGFSDETIHEPYVEPETVIPENLVASPQELPTNTDRREEKQFLPFISSPSLSSASYPARNCEPVASLSRTKSEIRSEVNMDLQDVLAAAQAAAESAERAATAARSAASLAQIRISELIKKRDDKSPESSERISYTNMPDQSANMETPYFDHQNSFDNTDIRSYSFDHPLPDDKFSVRSDSPNPPAYDSPKLGFESPRSDDNVLQHESSTHHQPKRLTSLDEDPYYSYPNLFSSHSSNPGSGNHAADNSPTHGNV from the exons ATGTCGATGCTTGATTCTTTTTTCAGCAAGAGATTCAATGGAGCTAAATG TAAAACTTTGCTTAAGCTGACGATTCCGCGAGTAAAGCTACTAAGGAATCGTAGGGAAATTCAGTTAAAGCAAATGAGAAAAGACATTGCTAAGCTACTCGAGAATGGGCAAGAGGCGACGGCTCGTATACGG GTCGAGCATATCATCCGGGAAGAGAACATGATGGCTGCACAAGAGATTCTTGAGCTGTTTTCTGAACTTGTTGCAGTGCGTCTTCCAATTATTGAAACACAGAG AGAATGTCCTTTGGACTTGAAAGAAGCAATTTCCACTATCTGCTTTGCTGCTCCAAGATGTGCGGACTTACCAGAACTTCTGCAAGTTCAAATGTTATTTGCTTCCAAATATGGAAAAGAATTCATTACCGCTGCTGCAGAATTGATGCCAGATTGTGGTGTTAATCGCCAG GTTATCGAACTTCTGTCTGTCCGTGCCCCTCCAGCTGAAAAAAAGTTGAAGTTATTAAAAGAAATTGCAGAAGAACACAATTTAGAATGGGATCCGGCTGCTTCAGAAACAGAATACTTCAAATCACATGAGGATCTACTG AATGGGCCAACCCAGTTTGTTAGTGGGTCTCAGTTACCTCTCCCTAAAGAGAAGCACGATGAACCTTTGCACTCTACCCCTGTTGAAGTTTCCAGTGAACAATCTGATTCAGATGCAGAATTAGATTCATTAGATTTCCCTGAAGTACCAAAAGTATCATTACGGCCAAGCCCTCCTACCCTACAGATGTTACCACTACCTGGTCAGACTGCTCTGGATCTGGGATTTGAAAATGAGCATCCTAGATCGTCTGGATTTAGTGACGAGACTATTCATGAACCATATGTGGAACCTGAGACAGTCATACCAGAGAATTTGGTTGCTTCTCCGCAAGAGCTTCCCACCAATACAGatagaagagaagaaaaacaatTTCTACCATTCATTTCTTCCCCATCACTGTCTTCTGCTTCTTATCCTGCAAGGAACTGTGAACCGGTTGCTTCTCTCTCAAGAACAAAAAGTGAGATCAGGAGTGAAGTAAACATGGATTTGCAGGATGTATTAGCTGCTGCACAGGCCGCTGCAGAGTCTGCTGAAcgtgcagcaacagcagctagaTCAGCAGCTAGCCTTGCACAAATCAGAATCTCGGAGCTCATCAAAAAAAGGGATGATAAATCCCCAGAAAGCAGTGAACGGATATCCTACACCAACATGCCAGATCAATCAGCTAATATGGAGACTCCATATTTTGATCATCAGAATTCCTTTGACAATACAGATATCAGGTCTTACTCCTTTGATCACCCTCTTCCAGATGACAAATTCAGTGTAAGATCAGATTCACCAAACCCTCCAGCTTACGACTCTCCTAAGTTGGGTTTTGAATCACCTCGTAGCGATGACAATGTCCTCCAACATGAATCTTCAACTCATCATCAGCCTAAAAGGTTGACTTCTCTGGATGAGGATCCGTATTATTCATACCCAAACTTATTCAGCTCACATTCTTCAAACCCTGGATCTGGGAATCATGCAGCAGATAATTCTCCTACTCATGGTAATGTCTAA